Proteins from a genomic interval of Sparus aurata chromosome 21, fSpaAur1.1, whole genome shotgun sequence:
- the sdr39u1 gene encoding epimerase family protein SDR39U1: MTMRVLIGGGSGFVGRELTRQLRQKGHEVTVISRQPGPGKITWGELESSGLPPCDGAVNLAGENLMNPLRWWNESYKKDLFSSRIDTTKSLAQAITASPSPPRSWVLVSGVACYKPSLTAQYTEDSEWTPFDLLSKLVKEWEASALLPENVSKTTKQVVIRPGAVLGRDGGAMKQMLLPFWFGLGGTLGSGRQPFPWIHVSDLAGIIAHALEPPADTDAPSPSPQVFNGVAPALNTNYEFTKELGRVMRRPTIFPVPGFVMNGLMGSERAIVLTQGQKVIPKRTQEAGFQYEYPDLNSALKEIVGS; this comes from the exons ATGACCATGAGAGTTTTAATAG GAGGGGGATCTGGCTTTGTAGGCCGTGAGCTGACTCGCCAGCTCAGACAAAAAGGTCATGAGGTCACAGTGATATCCCGACAGCCTGGTCCAGGGAAGATAACATGG GGTGAGTTGGAGTCTAGTGGCCTTCCACCGTGTGATGGTGCTGTCAACTTAGCTGGCGAGAATCTGATGAACCCACTACGATG GTGGAATGAAAGTTACAAAAAGGATTTGTTCTCAAGCCGAATTGACACTACAAAATCCCTGGCTCAAGCCATTACTGCTTCCCCCAGTCCTCCCCGCTCCTGGGTCCTGGTATCAGGTGTAG CTTGTTACAAGCCCAGCCTGACTGCTCAGTATACAGAAGACAGTGAGTGGACACCATTTGACCTCCTTTCCAAACTTGTGAAAGAGTGGGAGGCTTCTGCGCTTCTTCctgaaaatgtgtcaaaaacCACTAAACAAGTCGTCATCAGGCCTG ggGCAGTATTGGGCCGCGATGGTGGTGCCATGAAGCAAATGCTGCTCCCCTTTTGGTTTGGCCTCGGGGGCACCTTAGGGTCGGGACGTCAGCCTTTTCCCTGGATCCACGTCTCAGACCTGGCAGGAATCATCGCCCACGCTCTGGAGCCCCCCGCTGACACCGACGCTCCCTCCCCTTCACCACAGGTGTTCAACGGAGTCGCACCCGCACTGAACACCAACTACGAGTTCACTAAAGAACTGGGCCGTGTCATGAGGAGACCCACCATTTTCCCTGTGCCTGGCTTCGTCATGAACGGCCTAATGGGCTCTGAGAGGGCCATCGTCCTTACGCAGGGCCAGAAAGTCATACCAAAGAGGACTCAAGAGGCTGGATTTCAGTATGAGTACCCGGACTTGAACTCAGCACTGAAAGAGATTGTTGGGAGTTAA